In Halobacillus amylolyticus, the following proteins share a genomic window:
- the gltB gene encoding glutamate synthase large subunit — MKNHGYPAPQGLYHPENEHEACGIGMIANINGNKSHDIVQDAITILCNLEHRGGQSADISTGDGAGLLTQIPHTFFERQCDKENIVLPAAGKYGVGMVFLPQGTEGRKKVENLVERVIESEGFPFLGWRTVPVNDSFVGDLAKKTKPFIRQVFIGRSDQIKDQMTFERRLYILRKRLEKEMGVSEIEGAEDFYMCSLSTRTIVYKGMLIPEQLDSFYRDLNHRDFKSALAVVHSRFSTNTFPSWQRSHPNRFTIHNGEFNTARGNVNWMRAREALCESEFFKGEELKKVLPVIDTDGSDSSMFDNCFEFLHLSGRSLAHTAMMMIPEPWVNDENMKKEKRAFYDYHSCLMEPWDGPAAVVFTDGQQIGACLDRNGLRPARYYVTKDGKIVLGSEVGALDIDPEDIEVKERLEPGKMLLVDLEKGKIIPDEKIKHQIAADHPYQKWLSKHLIHLDDMPEPKEGQPERSPFNSEQLVEQQLAFGYTTEELNKLIKPMITDGKDPIGSMGYDSPLAVLSKRPQLLYNYFKQLFAQVTNPPIDAIREKVVTAVATTIGGEGNLVSPEPESCKQIRLDTPILANQQLEKLRSSQVENFQAKTLSILFEATDKSGQLEQALETLFQQADAAMDDGASLLILSDRGMNVHHAAIPALLAVSGLHHHLIRRGMRTKVSLLVESGEPREVHHFAALLGFGAEAINPYLAFEALGELIRIGDLRDVSLEEAIETYIKAATDGVVKVLSKMGISTIQSYRGAQIFEAIGIDAGVIEKYFTRTASRLGGIGLETIAEEVLIRHKRAFEHKRGGEKTLASGDDFQWRKNAEDHQYNPATIHKLQQACSKNNYQMFKEYSTMLTDANRNLQSIRGLLSFKKRGNGIPIEEVESIEDICRRFKTGAMSYGSISREAHETLAIAMNKIGGKSNSGEGGEDPGRFTRDDNGDWRRSSIKQVASGRFGVNSHYLVNADEIQIKMAQGAKPGEGGHLPGKKVYPWIAEVRGSTPGVGLISPPPHHDIYSIEDLAELIHNLKNANPMARISVKLVSKVGVGTIAAGVAKGRADLVLISGYDGGTGAAPRTSLKHTGLPWEIGLAETHQTLLMNRLRDRIVVETDGKMMTGRDVVIATLLGAEEYGFSTAPLVVLGCILMRVCHLDTCPVGVATQNEKLRKKFIGEADHVVNFMRFIATEARELMAELGFRTLNEMVGRTDVLEANKAIDHWKARGLDLTPLLYQPDVPEGVSRYATTEQVHGLDKSLDRQELIPLCQPAIENQEAVEGTFSIRNINRVAGTMLGQEITKRYGMHGLPEDTICLTFKGSAGQSFGAFIPAGLTLKLIGDANDYVGKGLSGGKIIARPSKKCTFKAEENIIIGNVSFYGATAGEAYINGVAGERFCVRNSGAHVVVEGIGDHGCEYMTGGRTIVLGSTGKNFAAGMSGGIAYVLDDGDRPFRTNCNTEQVYLQSLTDKEEKEEVYRLIEKHVHYTNSARGKKVLDHWKSLLPKFVKVIPKDDLEMKKRIKHLEASGLSKSKAALAAFEESKKAVEALK, encoded by the coding sequence ACATAAGCACGGGGGATGGGGCCGGTCTTCTAACGCAAATCCCGCATACTTTTTTCGAAAGGCAGTGTGATAAGGAAAATATTGTTCTGCCTGCCGCGGGAAAATACGGTGTTGGCATGGTCTTTCTCCCACAGGGTACGGAGGGGAGGAAAAAGGTGGAAAACCTAGTGGAACGTGTGATTGAGAGTGAAGGCTTTCCGTTTCTTGGCTGGCGTACCGTTCCTGTTAACGATTCCTTTGTCGGCGACCTTGCGAAGAAGACAAAACCTTTTATTCGTCAGGTGTTTATTGGACGATCTGATCAAATAAAGGATCAAATGACGTTTGAAAGAAGATTATATATTCTGCGAAAACGGCTGGAAAAAGAAATGGGTGTCTCAGAGATTGAGGGAGCTGAGGACTTTTATATGTGCAGCTTATCAACTAGGACGATTGTCTATAAGGGGATGCTTATCCCTGAGCAGCTCGATTCTTTTTATCGAGATCTAAATCATCGTGATTTTAAATCTGCTTTAGCGGTGGTCCATTCTCGTTTTAGTACGAATACCTTTCCGAGCTGGCAGCGTTCCCACCCGAACCGTTTTACGATACACAACGGTGAATTTAATACGGCGAGAGGCAATGTCAATTGGATGAGGGCACGGGAGGCTTTGTGTGAATCTGAATTTTTCAAAGGGGAGGAGCTTAAAAAAGTGCTGCCTGTTATCGATACAGATGGCAGCGATTCCTCCATGTTTGATAACTGTTTTGAATTCCTTCACTTGTCAGGCCGGTCACTTGCTCACACAGCGATGATGATGATCCCAGAACCGTGGGTGAACGATGAAAATATGAAAAAGGAAAAACGAGCTTTTTATGATTATCATAGTTGTTTAATGGAACCGTGGGACGGGCCGGCAGCGGTTGTCTTTACAGATGGCCAGCAAATCGGTGCTTGTCTCGACCGAAATGGGTTAAGGCCGGCGCGCTATTATGTCACAAAAGATGGGAAGATCGTTTTAGGATCGGAAGTTGGTGCGCTAGATATTGATCCCGAGGATATCGAGGTGAAGGAAAGGCTGGAACCAGGAAAGATGCTGCTGGTTGACTTGGAAAAGGGGAAGATTATTCCCGATGAAAAAATTAAACACCAGATTGCGGCCGACCACCCTTATCAAAAGTGGTTATCCAAACACTTGATTCATTTGGATGATATGCCCGAGCCTAAAGAGGGACAGCCTGAAAGATCCCCATTCAATTCTGAACAGCTCGTTGAACAACAACTGGCATTTGGCTATACGACGGAAGAATTAAACAAATTGATCAAGCCAATGATCACGGATGGAAAAGATCCGATCGGTTCGATGGGGTACGATTCACCTCTCGCTGTTTTATCGAAGCGCCCTCAACTTTTATACAATTATTTTAAACAGCTTTTTGCCCAAGTAACAAACCCGCCCATTGATGCCATTAGGGAAAAAGTTGTGACCGCCGTAGCAACGACCATTGGCGGGGAAGGAAATCTAGTCAGCCCCGAGCCAGAAAGCTGTAAGCAAATTCGCTTGGACACACCGATTTTGGCCAATCAGCAGTTGGAAAAGCTGCGCAGCTCGCAGGTGGAAAATTTTCAAGCCAAGACGTTATCCATCCTGTTTGAGGCCACTGACAAAAGTGGTCAGTTGGAACAGGCATTAGAAACGCTTTTTCAACAAGCGGATGCCGCGATGGATGATGGAGCCTCCTTATTGATTTTGTCTGATCGTGGCATGAATGTCCACCATGCTGCTATTCCTGCTCTGCTTGCGGTGTCTGGTTTGCATCACCATTTAATTAGAAGGGGCATGCGCACGAAGGTTAGTCTGCTGGTTGAATCCGGGGAACCGAGGGAAGTCCATCATTTTGCAGCTTTGCTCGGGTTTGGGGCAGAAGCGATTAATCCATATCTAGCGTTTGAAGCGCTGGGCGAGCTCATTCGGATCGGAGACCTCCGTGATGTATCCCTTGAAGAAGCTATCGAGACGTACATTAAAGCTGCGACCGATGGTGTCGTAAAGGTTTTATCAAAAATGGGAATCTCAACGATTCAAAGTTACCGTGGCGCTCAAATTTTTGAGGCAATCGGGATTGACGCAGGTGTCATAGAAAAATACTTTACTCGCACAGCATCGCGTTTAGGCGGTATTGGTCTTGAGACAATAGCAGAGGAAGTTTTAATCAGGCATAAACGAGCGTTTGAACATAAAAGGGGCGGCGAAAAAACGTTAGCATCCGGTGACGACTTTCAGTGGCGTAAAAACGCGGAGGATCATCAATATAATCCGGCAACGATCCACAAGCTCCAACAAGCCTGCAGTAAGAATAATTATCAAATGTTTAAAGAATATTCTACGATGCTCACAGACGCTAACCGCAATTTACAATCGATTCGCGGCCTGCTTTCTTTTAAGAAAAGAGGAAACGGGATCCCCATAGAAGAGGTTGAATCCATTGAAGACATTTGCAGGCGGTTTAAAACCGGGGCGATGTCGTACGGTTCAATCAGCCGGGAAGCCCATGAAACGCTTGCCATTGCCATGAATAAGATTGGTGGTAAAAGCAATTCGGGTGAAGGCGGAGAAGACCCTGGACGTTTTACCCGGGATGACAATGGCGATTGGCGCCGAAGTTCTATTAAACAGGTCGCTTCAGGCAGGTTTGGCGTTAATAGTCATTATCTTGTTAATGCAGATGAAATCCAAATAAAAATGGCGCAGGGAGCGAAACCAGGGGAAGGCGGGCACCTCCCTGGAAAAAAAGTGTACCCATGGATCGCTGAAGTGAGGGGATCAACACCAGGGGTTGGATTAATTTCACCGCCGCCACATCATGATATTTACTCGATTGAAGATTTAGCAGAATTGATCCATAACTTAAAAAACGCAAATCCGATGGCACGAATCAGCGTCAAGCTCGTTTCTAAAGTTGGGGTGGGCACCATTGCAGCAGGTGTGGCAAAAGGAAGAGCAGACCTTGTCTTAATCAGCGGTTATGACGGCGGGACCGGAGCAGCCCCTCGCACCAGTCTTAAGCATACAGGACTTCCATGGGAAATCGGCCTGGCTGAAACCCACCAAACCTTACTTATGAATCGCCTGCGAGACCGGATTGTTGTGGAAACAGACGGCAAAATGATGACAGGCCGCGACGTCGTCATCGCGACATTACTTGGCGCCGAGGAATACGGTTTTTCAACCGCGCCGCTCGTTGTTCTGGGCTGTATTTTGATGCGAGTATGCCACCTTGATACTTGCCCGGTCGGTGTGGCCACACAAAATGAAAAGTTGCGGAAAAAATTCATAGGTGAAGCTGATCATGTTGTCAACTTTATGCGTTTTATTGCCACTGAAGCGCGTGAACTAATGGCTGAGCTAGGGTTTAGAACGTTGAATGAAATGGTAGGAAGAACTGATGTCCTAGAAGCCAACAAAGCGATTGACCATTGGAAAGCCAGGGGTCTTGACCTAACACCGCTTCTTTACCAGCCCGATGTCCCGGAAGGTGTTAGCCGTTATGCCACTACCGAACAAGTTCATGGCTTGGATAAATCTCTCGATAGGCAAGAGCTCATCCCGTTGTGCCAGCCGGCGATTGAAAATCAGGAAGCAGTTGAAGGAACGTTTTCAATCAGAAACATCAACCGTGTTGCCGGAACGATGCTTGGCCAGGAAATCACGAAGCGCTACGGCATGCATGGCTTGCCAGAAGATACGATATGCTTGACGTTCAAAGGTTCGGCAGGTCAAAGCTTCGGCGCCTTTATCCCTGCAGGGTTAACGCTGAAGTTGATCGGCGATGCCAATGACTATGTAGGAAAAGGACTGTCAGGTGGAAAAATCATTGCCCGTCCATCAAAAAAATGCACGTTCAAGGCAGAAGAAAACATCATTATTGGGAACGTATCCTTTTACGGTGCTACAGCAGGTGAAGCTTACATCAATGGAGTGGCCGGAGAACGTTTTTGTGTAAGAAACAGTGGGGCCCATGTCGTCGTGGAAGGCATCGGTGACCACGGCTGTGAGTATATGACCGGGGGACGGACGATTGTGTTAGGCTCAACCGGAAAAAACTTCGCTGCCGGCATGTCAGGCGGAATTGCTTATGTGCTTGACGATGGGGATCGACCTTTCCGAACGAATTGCAATACAGAACAGGTTTACTTGCAATCGCTGACAGATAAAGAAGAAAAGGAAGAAGTCTACCGGCTGATCGAAAAACATGTCCACTACACGAACAGCGCCCGTGGGAAAAAAGTGTTAGATCATTGGAAATCCTTGCTGCCAAAGTTTGTTAAGGTCATTCCTAAAGATGATTTAGAAATGAAGAAAAGAATTAAACATCTGGAAGCGAGCGGGCTGAGTAAAAGCAAGGCAGCACTGGCAGCATTTGAAGAAAGTAAAAAGGCGGTAGAAGCATTGAAATAA
- a CDS encoding glutamate synthase subunit beta: MGKPTGFMEYEREPRPERDPLNRTKDWEEYTLPMPEEEVKEQGARCMDCGVPTCQTGAMIDGMTSGCPVYHLIPEWNDLVYQEQWQEALKREHQMNNFPEFTGMACPAPCEGACVLGINEPPVAIRTIELSIIEKGFAEGWVKPEPPSVRTGKRAAVVGSGPAGLACAAQLNKAGHYVTVFERDDRVGGLLTYGIPDMKLPYRVVKRRVNLLKEEGITFVTNTEVGQDYPLEKLQKEFDAVVLCGGATQHRDLEVEGRELTGVHYAMDFLHQNTKSLLDSRHEDGQFLNAEGKDVIVIGGGDTGTDCLATSVRHQCKSLTQFDIYPKKGDVREEDNPWPQWPIIHRVEYGQKEATAVFGEDPRAYAVMTTKFVGDENGHVKEVHTINVETHTNDKGQRTKKEIPGTEKVWPAQLVLLAIGFNGPEQGFLKQLGVETDKRSNVKADYGTFTTNVEGIFAAGDVRRGQSLIVWAINEGRAAARECDRYLMGETELP; the protein is encoded by the coding sequence ATGGGAAAGCCGACTGGTTTTATGGAATATGAGCGTGAGCCAAGGCCTGAACGCGACCCTTTAAATCGAACGAAGGACTGGGAAGAATACACGCTTCCCATGCCGGAAGAAGAGGTGAAGGAACAAGGAGCACGCTGCATGGATTGCGGGGTCCCGACTTGCCAAACAGGGGCGATGATCGATGGGATGACGTCCGGTTGTCCTGTCTATCATTTGATTCCGGAGTGGAATGATCTCGTTTATCAAGAACAGTGGCAAGAAGCTCTCAAGCGGGAACATCAAATGAACAATTTCCCTGAATTTACGGGGATGGCTTGTCCAGCACCCTGTGAAGGTGCCTGTGTCCTAGGCATTAATGAACCCCCTGTAGCCATCCGGACCATTGAACTTTCTATTATTGAAAAAGGATTTGCGGAAGGATGGGTGAAACCGGAGCCCCCTTCCGTCCGAACCGGAAAAAGAGCAGCTGTTGTCGGCTCAGGTCCAGCAGGATTGGCGTGTGCCGCCCAGCTTAACAAAGCAGGGCATTATGTCACCGTATTTGAACGTGATGATCGGGTTGGCGGCCTGCTGACATACGGGATTCCCGACATGAAGCTTCCTTATCGTGTCGTTAAACGACGGGTGAACCTTCTCAAAGAGGAAGGGATCACTTTTGTCACAAACACAGAAGTGGGTCAAGATTATCCGTTAGAAAAGTTACAAAAGGAATTTGATGCTGTCGTTCTTTGCGGTGGGGCCACACAGCATCGGGACTTAGAAGTAGAGGGCAGGGAGTTAACAGGCGTGCATTACGCGATGGACTTTCTCCATCAAAACACGAAGAGCCTATTGGACTCCAGGCACGAGGATGGCCAATTCCTCAACGCCGAAGGGAAAGACGTGATCGTAATCGGCGGCGGTGATACAGGAACTGATTGCCTCGCTACATCCGTTCGTCATCAATGCAAAAGTCTAACCCAATTTGATATTTACCCTAAAAAAGGTGACGTTCGCGAGGAGGATAACCCCTGGCCGCAGTGGCCGATCATCCACCGAGTTGAATATGGCCAAAAAGAAGCGACGGCAGTATTTGGCGAAGATCCTCGCGCCTACGCTGTCATGACAACCAAATTCGTCGGTGATGAAAACGGCCATGTAAAGGAAGTCCATACGATCAACGTTGAAACTCATACAAATGATAAGGGGCAGCGCACAAAAAAAGAGATTCCCGGCACGGAAAAAGTATGGCCGGCCCAACTCGTTTTATTGGCGATCGGGTTTAATGGACCGGAACAAGGTTTTCTTAAGCAGCTTGGTGTCGAAACTGATAAACGATCAAATGTCAAAGCTGACTATGGAACGTTTACAACAAATGTCGAAGGAATTTTTGCCGCTGGTGATGTTCGTCGGGGTCAAAGTTTGATTGTATGGGCTATCAACGAAGGGAGAGCGGCTGCAAGGGAATGTGACCGTTATTTAATGGGGGAAACAGAATTGCCATAA
- a CDS encoding M20 metallopeptidase family protein, which yields MIKTLFQALDDLHPEMVDLRRDLHMHPELSNQEKRTPQLIADYLTQLGLDVKTNVGGNGVVGYLTGDHPGKTVALRADFDALPMQDEKNVPYKSRIDGVTHACGHDVHTAALLGVAKVLSKVKHQLAGTVVFIHQFAEEVAPGGAERMIADGCLEGVDAIYGAHVWSENEVGEILFNEGYTMAAADTFEIDILGKGGHGALPHLAIDPVVAASQLVVSIQQIASRSVDPLKSVVITVGSFHSGEALNVIPDSASIKGTVRTYDEDVRSIVEKKLRDLVKRLECQTGAKAKVDYQYGHTSLYNHPAQTKELKQLTETHLAEFDIKRKEPFMGAEDFAYYLQDAPGTFFFVGGKNKEVNADYPHHHPKFDVDENTLGTIGKVMLLSLFNHNLFIEKTKEKEDIAH from the coding sequence ATGATTAAAACACTTTTTCAGGCATTAGACGATTTACATCCCGAGATGGTCGATTTACGTAGAGATTTACATATGCATCCGGAGTTATCCAACCAAGAAAAAAGAACTCCACAATTAATCGCTGATTATTTAACACAGCTAGGATTAGATGTAAAAACAAATGTAGGTGGAAATGGTGTAGTAGGTTATTTGACAGGAGATCATCCAGGAAAAACAGTTGCATTAAGAGCTGATTTTGATGCGTTACCTATGCAGGATGAAAAGAATGTGCCTTATAAATCACGGATAGATGGGGTGACACATGCTTGCGGACACGATGTGCACACTGCCGCACTTCTTGGGGTAGCCAAGGTACTAAGCAAAGTAAAACATCAATTGGCAGGGACCGTTGTCTTTATCCACCAATTTGCTGAAGAAGTTGCACCAGGTGGAGCAGAGCGTATGATCGCTGATGGGTGTCTTGAAGGAGTCGATGCCATATATGGAGCCCATGTTTGGTCAGAGAATGAGGTAGGTGAAATCTTATTTAATGAAGGCTACACGATGGCAGCTGCCGATACGTTTGAAATTGACATCCTTGGAAAAGGAGGCCACGGCGCCCTCCCCCATTTAGCAATAGACCCTGTTGTTGCGGCCAGTCAGCTAGTGGTTAGTATTCAACAGATCGCAAGCAGAAGCGTTGATCCTTTAAAATCTGTCGTCATCACCGTGGGTTCGTTTCATAGTGGAGAGGCACTAAATGTTATCCCTGACTCAGCTTCCATTAAAGGGACAGTCAGAACCTATGATGAAGATGTTCGCAGCATAGTAGAGAAGAAGTTGAGAGATTTAGTAAAAAGATTGGAATGTCAAACAGGTGCAAAAGCCAAAGTAGACTATCAATATGGACACACTTCCTTATACAATCACCCCGCTCAAACTAAAGAACTGAAACAACTTACAGAAACGCACTTAGCTGAATTTGACATAAAAAGAAAAGAGCCGTTCATGGGTGCTGAAGATTTCGCCTATTATCTTCAGGACGCTCCGGGGACATTTTTCTTTGTAGGCGGGAAAAATAAAGAGGTGAACGCCGATTATCCCCATCATCATCCCAAGTTCGATGTTGATGAAAATACACTAGGTACGATAGGAAAAGTAATGCTACTCTCTCTTTTTAATCACAATCTATTTATTGAAAAAACAAAAGAGAAAGAAGACATAGCTCATTAA
- a CDS encoding YfcC family protein produces MSSQPEQTMETQQQKKKKWEMPDTYVILFSVLLLAVIATYIVPSGSFDREMMDGVERVIPGTYSGVEGNATGFMDIFLALQEGMVQSAGLIFLVLFAGGAFEIVERSGAIKGGILRAVSKTRGKEFWLIATVSVLFALGGAVGAVANSVIPFVAIGVIIARALKLDAIVAVAITFGATFAGFNVGFLNPYTVGIAQSIADIPLFSGMLLRVIAFVVIVSVTILYTWIYAKRVLRDPSKSLVGVLDESQASKEDLRAPFTARHKFILSFVGLSLLFFIFATIQFKWTINHMAAFFIIIGLVSGVIAGMNYNKVAITFLEGCQKLVYGALIIGVARAILIVMENAKILDTAVNALSVPLEGLSPVFAALGMFVANGLLNFLVPSGSGQAMIAMPILTPLADMVGITRQVAVQAYQFGDGFTNSIFPTSGPLMASLAVAGVPWIKWAKWMLPLLLIWVVIAVIMLTIGVLINWGPV; encoded by the coding sequence ATGAGTTCACAACCTGAACAAACTATGGAAACACAACAACAAAAAAAGAAGAAATGGGAGATGCCGGATACATACGTGATTCTTTTTTCGGTATTATTGCTAGCTGTCATAGCAACATATATTGTTCCGTCCGGTTCGTTTGATAGAGAAATGATGGATGGGGTAGAGCGAGTTATACCTGGTACATATAGTGGAGTCGAAGGAAATGCAACTGGATTCATGGATATCTTTTTAGCTCTTCAAGAGGGAATGGTGCAATCTGCTGGTTTAATTTTCTTAGTATTATTTGCCGGTGGAGCATTTGAAATTGTCGAGAGATCAGGCGCCATCAAAGGAGGAATATTGCGAGCTGTCAGCAAAACACGTGGAAAAGAGTTTTGGTTGATTGCGACAGTTTCGGTCTTGTTTGCCCTTGGTGGGGCAGTCGGTGCAGTAGCCAACTCAGTTATCCCTTTTGTGGCTATAGGCGTAATTATTGCGAGAGCGCTAAAATTAGATGCGATCGTTGCCGTGGCCATCACGTTTGGCGCCACATTCGCAGGATTCAATGTTGGTTTCTTAAATCCATATACAGTTGGAATTGCGCAATCCATTGCTGATATTCCGCTGTTTTCAGGAATGCTATTACGAGTCATCGCTTTCGTTGTCATCGTTAGCGTAACCATTTTATATACATGGATTTATGCTAAAAGAGTGCTGCGTGATCCCTCGAAAAGTTTAGTCGGTGTCTTGGATGAATCACAGGCTTCAAAGGAAGACTTAAGAGCACCTTTCACAGCACGTCATAAGTTCATCTTAAGTTTTGTAGGACTCTCACTTCTGTTCTTTATCTTTGCAACCATTCAGTTCAAATGGACAATCAATCATATGGCAGCCTTTTTTATTATCATTGGCCTCGTTTCCGGAGTTATCGCGGGGATGAATTATAATAAAGTGGCTATAACGTTCTTAGAGGGATGTCAAAAGCTAGTTTACGGGGCACTGATCATTGGGGTAGCCCGTGCCATCCTAATTGTAATGGAAAACGCAAAGATACTCGATACGGCAGTTAATGCCCTTTCTGTTCCTCTAGAAGGGCTGTCACCAGTCTTTGCTGCACTGGGAATGTTTGTCGCAAATGGTCTATTGAACTTTTTGGTGCCTTCAGGTAGTGGTCAAGCTATGATCGCTATGCCTATTTTAACTCCATTAGCAGATATGGTTGGAATTACTCGTCAGGTAGCAGTCCAAGCCTATCAATTTGGTGATGGGTTCACCAACAGTATTTTCCCTACGTCAGGTCCTTTGATGGCAAGTTTAGCAGTCGCTGGTGTTCCATGGATTAAGTGGGCCAAATGGATGCTGCCTTTGTTGCTGATTTGGGTAGTGATAGCTGTGATTATGCTTACGATAGGGGTATTAATTAATTGGGGACCAGTTTAA
- a CDS encoding BglG family transcription antiterminator, with product MSLDDRSKRILDELVSNPSITSMALEKKYDLTRRQLGYSFNKINEWLMTKSLPVIERTRKGHFIIEQCVFTKLNGEERSPALETTVLSENQRVYLIIMMLLSSEEELSLHHFTIELDVSKNTILSDMKRVQTELNDYELTIRYTRKAGYLLEGKEFQIRKLLIHVTYQLLQVHSGQNKIKELANIETDQLHEFNKRIENVESKLNLKFTDEKLATMPYILILILRRIEQGNEINSFSIEYEELSDTKEYQATEEIFHDARQIPVEERLFITLHLLTTNVYWSEYLTDDDAIPRLVPAIDNMLRLFEKSACIYLQDREQLMNKLLQHIKPAYYRIKYQLTETMDMQDSLNKEFKELHHLVKRSTGPLKDLIGNDIPESETTYITMLIGGWMTKQGDSIEKKIKAIVVCPQGVSVSRLMFTELRELFPGFVFLDSLSVREFLDYGLDYDIVFSPTSLETDKKLFISNAFLGHEEKYRLRKQVMLELHGYIPRDINVDHLLDIIRNNAVIKNEKTLTEDLQKYIDRDEEASVKQPMKTRDINLNDLIPANHITIRNSVESWEEAIHVSAKPLVEGGKIEPEYVDAMIRRTGEDPYIVIGPNIAIPHAAPEEGVNEVGMSLLRLEEGVNFTKDYSINLVIVIAAVDKHQHIHALMQLMKLAGSETDRNHVISADSVEEIQKMIALYSVD from the coding sequence GTGTCGCTTGATGACAGAAGTAAGCGGATTTTGGATGAATTGGTCAGCAATCCAAGCATCACTAGCATGGCTCTCGAGAAGAAATATGACTTAACTCGTCGGCAGCTCGGATACAGTTTCAATAAAATCAATGAGTGGCTGATGACCAAGAGCCTTCCAGTGATAGAGAGAACGAGAAAGGGTCATTTTATCATTGAGCAATGTGTTTTTACGAAACTAAATGGTGAAGAAAGAAGTCCCGCCTTAGAAACAACTGTTCTTTCGGAAAATCAACGAGTTTATCTCATAATCATGATGCTCTTAAGCAGCGAAGAAGAGCTTTCCCTTCATCATTTTACGATTGAGTTGGATGTGAGTAAAAATACCATTCTTAGTGATATGAAGCGGGTACAGACCGAATTAAACGATTATGAGTTAACCATACGGTATACAAGGAAAGCTGGTTATTTACTTGAGGGTAAGGAGTTTCAGATTCGAAAACTACTTATTCATGTCACCTATCAATTGCTGCAAGTGCATAGTGGGCAAAATAAGATAAAAGAATTAGCCAATATTGAAACAGACCAATTACATGAATTTAATAAACGAATTGAAAACGTAGAGAGCAAGCTGAACTTGAAATTTACCGATGAAAAATTGGCAACGATGCCTTACATTCTTATCTTAATTTTAAGAAGGATTGAGCAAGGCAATGAAATCAACTCCTTTTCTATCGAGTATGAGGAATTATCCGATACGAAAGAATATCAGGCGACAGAGGAAATTTTCCATGACGCCAGGCAAATCCCTGTTGAAGAACGCTTGTTTATCACACTCCATCTATTGACGACAAATGTATATTGGTCGGAATATTTAACGGATGATGATGCGATCCCAAGATTGGTCCCGGCCATCGATAACATGCTGCGTTTATTTGAAAAGAGTGCCTGTATCTATTTACAAGACCGTGAGCAGTTGATGAATAAACTGCTGCAGCATATCAAGCCCGCCTATTATCGAATTAAATATCAACTTACTGAAACGATGGATATGCAAGATTCTTTAAACAAGGAATTCAAGGAATTGCACCATCTAGTCAAACGGTCGACAGGGCCTCTGAAGGATTTAATCGGCAATGATATTCCTGAGAGCGAAACAACCTATATCACTATGCTGATTGGTGGATGGATGACGAAGCAGGGTGACAGCATTGAGAAAAAGATAAAGGCGATTGTTGTCTGTCCCCAAGGAGTGTCGGTTTCAAGACTGATGTTTACTGAATTAAGGGAGCTATTTCCGGGATTTGTGTTTCTAGATTCCTTGTCTGTACGAGAATTTCTTGACTACGGGTTGGATTACGATATCGTTTTTTCTCCGACATCTTTGGAGACGGACAAAAAACTGTTTATTTCCAATGCTTTTCTTGGACACGAGGAAAAATACCGGCTGCGCAAACAAGTCATGCTCGAGCTGCACGGTTATATTCCAAGGGACATTAACGTTGATCATTTACTAGACATTATAAGAAATAATGCAGTGATTAAAAATGAAAAGACTCTGACCGAAGATTTACAAAAATATATTGATCGAGATGAAGAGGCGTCCGTTAAACAACCTATGAAAACTAGGGACATTAATCTAAATGACCTCATACCGGCAAATCATATCACAATTAGAAATTCAGTCGAATCTTGGGAAGAGGCCATCCATGTAAGTGCAAAGCCATTAGTTGAGGGCGGTAAAATTGAGCCGGAGTATGTGGATGCGATGATACGTCGTACGGGTGAGGATCCCTACATTGTCATTGGTCCGAACATCGCGATCCCGCATGCAGCCCCTGAAGAAGGCGTCAATGAAGTGGGAATGAGCCTTTTAAGGTTGGAAGAGGGCGTGAATTTTACAAAGGATTACAGCATAAATCTAGTGATTGTCATCGCTGCAGTAGATAAGCATCAGCATATCCATGCATTAATGCAGCTAATGAAGCTTGCTGGTTCGGAAACAGACCGTAATCATGTCATAAGCGCTGATTCAGTCGAAGAGATTCAGAAGATGATTGCATTATATTCCGTCGATTGA